The Crassostrea angulata isolate pt1a10 chromosome 1, ASM2561291v2, whole genome shotgun sequence nucleotide sequence tcattttataccaACATGATCAAGGGCAGACTTAATGTAAATTATGTCATTTTCTGTAAGAGTGCAATTCATGTTGTTTTGAGTAAATGTGTATGTTTTATGAGAAGTATATGAATTCATTACTGGATTAAGTCTCATTTAATAGattcacaaaattaaaatttttctatTCTCTGTATTAAAAGTGTTGTCTTGGTGATATCTTTTCCAAGATGTAATGTCATTTCATAATTCCAATAAGGCTCGAAGCACCAACGATTCACTAAGTGGTGAAAAGTTCCATATTCAGCATTAAGATTCAGGTTAAAGCTGAGAAAAGTTTAACATTTTCCAACGAACACAGTCATAACAGCATCAGGTGAATTAAATTCTTCTAACATCTTCACTCAGCAAGCACTCACATTTCTGGATTTTTCCACATACTGTTTCCATACTAATTGGAGTTCTTTAACTTCACCAACAGAAATAGCACTTTCAGTTtccatattttttctattttactgttaaacaatcttttctttcaATTTCCTAAATGAACTTTCACATTCCATCCTTCAAATGTCCTTCATAGCAGTTTTCAGAAAGTTTTCTTCGTCACTAGTTGGAGATAGTTCTAATTATTTGCTCAACAGTCATTTGTGAATTCCATGCTTTAATGCACCGCATACTTATCAAATCCTCCAATATTTACAGGGCAAATGTCCAAAACTCTAAACTTTTATATGTCTTTTGTTTTACCATATTTTGAAATTGTCTCAATTGCATATTTGATACGCAATTTGCAGGCAAAGGATGAAAATGTGTGAATAGTGAATGGTGAgtttattagtacatgtatgttgttgcTTCTTGACATGCATAAAAGACTGACAAGATCTCAAGCTCTCTACAAATAATACTTATTAATTGGTAACCAATATTCTTATCATTTCTTGTGTTTATATGCATCTTGAATCTGGACTAAAAATTGCTGTTGCCGTTCAAAGAGCCAAAATTTACCAGTATGTAAATTGCCACGATAACTTATTTAATGTGGAAAAATACTTAATGTTCTTGGTTTTGTATgaattgaattttcttttgtttctattattatcataataatatactcatttaataattttttcatgacccactcattgattttaaaaatacaaaaaatgaataaactaATACCCCTTCTTCCAAAAGCCaatggaaactgtttaaaccCATACTGATCAACAGGAATTTACTAAGGATATAGTGGCACAATTATATTTCCTTTAAGGTGGTATaggacacctgtcgatattaatgtggataaaagtacactataatcaaaatactttttcaaatttgacaatatttcacaaaaaaaatatgtttaaaaaatgtttggaaaggtaaaaatcatATAAGGCCCAGCAAAATTCAAACTCTTGACTTACACATTCTTAGTTAATGCTCTTACCCATTGCGCTACACCGTTAAATATCAATTTTGGGGCAAAAAAATTTAATAGTAtgattttattgcttatttcatttcaaagtacgtcacaatatggagatGTCCAAAACAACCCTCATGCTATGACCACCTTACAGTAATTgttgaaaattacaataaaataaaattacagcAATGACCtagatttgaaattttgattcatttcaatttagatttttataatATCCACAAAGTTTAAAATACAACTGAAAACTTCGGAGAATAAAATTGGCTTTGCTTTTAGCTTTGTTTTAACTGCGAGTTCCCTGTATCCATGTTtactgcatttttaaatattgttgctTAAAATATATGTTCTTTTCATTTTCTCAAGTACTGTACTTTGctggttttatttgtttaaatttaatttaaaaacaccCAAGGGCTAACTAGAAAGAATTCTGAAAGTAAAATTCAtagtaaataaatttatctaaCATATTAcattagtaatttttttttaatgctacAATCCAAACTGaagaaattcttttaaaaagtaaattttctaTCCACATCAAATGTAACACTGTGGTTCTTTACCtgtattgtaaattttcaatCTTTGTGTAAACAATTTTTCCAGATTAAATTGTTGTCTTTCCATTGGAACAATTTTTGtggttttcattaaaatgattttatagcTTTAAACTGTTGAGCTGTGAATACAGACTTTAGTTGAGAGATGTGAATCAAAAAGACTATGGAACCAGGTACTGTAATATTGTAGTTCTTCTAAAGCTATGGACATAATACACACCATACACTAAGCTTAGATCTTGTCAGGTTAAATCAGGGGAATACtatggatatttcatgtgatcTTATGGGAAACATGTTAATGTAAAATGTGAAATTATAATATTGTGCAGCCCTTTGGAGATCAATATCTATAATGATCAGTCAAACAATACTCTAATTAACACATCTTACAGATAAGTACTTTGAACATATTTCTGGGAAATTCAATAACAGTAAAACATCTTCTAACAAGTTCGCCAACAATGGTCAGTGACATTTAAGACCTATTTCACTAGTCCCGCTGAATGACGTTGAAGAATGAAGAAATCCAGTTTCTAGGACTTTGTCCTGACCTCTCTGTGCCCTCCAATCTAAAGCTGTCCCTGATGAGGAGTATGTCTGTCGGATTTCtagttattgatttttttttttttgtttccttccCCCTCAAGTAATCCTCCTCTCCTTATGTCCAAACAGAATGTCCTCCTCTCCTCAATAGCGAACAAGAGAAACCAAAATTGTAGATAAATCTAAAAGGGACCTAAAGAAAGACACGAGAAAGAATACATACTTAAGAAAAGGCATTGCTAGGACTTCTAAAGAAGTAGTTTTCTATACTTGTTGCTTTGCCTTATTTGAATGCATTTGTAAGGTAACTTTACAGTGTATTTCAAGTGCGTATACGTACGTGATATTTTTCCCATTTATGCTATTAGTGTTGATAAAGTATTGATGTTAATggattttttaaacagtttactCATTCTTTATAACTGTATGCATTTCATACAATTTCTgtgcatcatattttacaagATTATCAGTTTACATTTCTTCCACGTCCATACACAATAGACCCCTTTATTGAAACTGTGGCACAGCttttttgcagggcaaaatgacttAGTTTGGTGAAAAATGACATAATACTGATTGTTTCATctacgtcatttaattatatacagtcaaacctcGTTACCTCAAACCAGATGGGACTGGTttaaaacttcgagatatccaagtattcgagatatcaagggtaaaatacttcAAGTTTTATTGTTTGGGACTTAAAAATcattcgacatatccattgtattcaacatatcggtgttcgagataccgaagttcaactgtatctATCAACTAAAACTTCGATTTGCCCTCCAAGAGAGCAGTATCATAGTTATCATGCATGGGTCTAGATGCACATCTGTAAATCAGCACCCAGTTTTAGAAACTGTTAATTGATACATAAAATTAACTTATTGTTTAGAACATATCATCAACATTGCACTAAAAGGAAAAAGTACCTGTATAAAATTAAAGTCTAAAATTTACCTACCTGTTGTACTTTTCAGCAAACATAGCTGCATGCTTTCCATCCTTAAAGGTGATAACAGCATCTTTCTGTTTTCTCTCAATGGTCTATTTCCaaatataagaaaaagaaacagaattTATCATCAACCCTGTCAGAGACTCAATAACCTTAGCTATGTCACATGTTTGtgaaaatagcttttaaaacaaTACCTTAAGTGAAATGATCAAGATCtgagataaattttttttttcttatacatcactttccaatttttttaaaaatgttaataataatgcccaacttattttttttcaaatggtcTATTCTAAAGAAGGATTATTTGGGGGACTGAAGCTGTTTGTGTTTTAGGCAAAAAGAATTGGCACTTtgcaaaaaaatcatattaacaTTCCCTCTTAAGTTCCGTATTTGGAAACGTACCTCTACAGGACCAACTGAGGTACACAGATTCTTGATGACAAGGTCAGATGTTGACACAGAGAGATTCTTCACCATAACACTTTTAGTCTTGGAGGTAACAACAATTCTCTGAAATCAGAGAAcatttaatatcattaaaaaattttttatattacatgtattcatattgCAGCCTCTACAATCCAAATGTCCCCTTACATAAACCTGAGAGCCTATAATGCTAAAAAAGAGtagtttaaactaaattgtaTGTTTATACAGCTAAAGCCTGCACTGAACACTTACTCTGCCAGTTGGTTGCTGGGTGACAACATTCCTTCCACCCCCATCTTCACTGTCCTCACTATCTGTCCCAATTCTTATCACCGACCTGTTACTGGTTTCCACACTTTTATTCGGTGAAATCACTGACCTATTCCCACTGACCGTCGTAACTGGGATACTCTTCTTCACAACCTGAACTCGGCCCTGATTTAATACGGAAGTCTTTGTGTTAGTCTCGGCTTCATCCTCTATTGGAACCAGTTTGATTTCTCTAGAGATGATTTCCCCTTGAGCGTTTTTCTTCACCGTTTCAATCCTCCTCATGAGCTTTTTATTGTTGGCTGTTGCTGGTTTAGCAGTCGCCTGATAGGCAGGCTTGTTAGCACCGATATTTGGGTTGACAACTTTTCTCTGTGGGCTCTGATTTGGGACTGAATGTATTGTTTGGATCTGATGACCCCCAGATGATGAAGGCTGACTAGTAGGGAAAGTCTTTTTCGGTGCCGCATTGACATTCACTGGTTTGTTTGGTTGTGCAATTCCAGCTGCTGGTTGCTCAATGTCTTCTAGTGTCTGGCCTGTGAAAAATAAACAACcggttttttttaactattgtTAGTTAAAATGAAACTAATTTATCAATATGCTATCTGTCATCATTAGATTTTACCTTTCCCTGCAAGTCTCTGCGCAAGTTGCTCCCGCTTTTTCTGAGCCAATGCCTGTCTGTTGGCTTCCTTCCTCTGCCTAATCATCTCTCTCTGCTTTGCTTGCATAGCCAACTTCTCTTGTAGCTCCTTGTCTTCTGGGGACTAGATTAAATAGATAGACAGTTAGTAGTAAGTGGGTCCTGTCAAGTGTTCCAGAAattctttcattgaaataaatgtaaagatTTAACCATGATTCAGGCAAATTCAATGGCATACAAaagttaaaatacttaaaaactTTTTGGCAAGTGActtatgaaaaatacaattaGATAATAAGCATCATGCCCTTAGCCTCTCactaaaattgtttacaaacatACTATTCACCTAAATTGAATTGTCTTTCTTACCAGGACTTCCACCTCCACTTTGCTTTGTTTGACTGGTGAGGAATCAGCACTGGGTGCCTCTGTTGAGGGCCTCTTTGGGGGCTTTGTAGGTCTAGAGGGTCCCACCTGGGGGGTCTGTCCAAACTTCTTAGCCCGTTCTCTCAGTTTCTTGGCATGTGCATGCAACACAGCATTTTGCTTCGGTCTGAATAGAGATAAAATGACCAACTTTATTTcagtttaaaactaaaaaaaaaacctttctcCTAAAGTAAAGGTACAGTTTCTTTTAGCCATTTTATGtatcttaaattacatgtacaaattactTCAGTATATTACTCACAAGATTATACAGTTGTTATTTAAAAGCATAATTGGAATTTCTTCATGTTTGCATGCTTACTTCATAACTGATTGTTGAGGCACAGCATTGTTATTTAAGTTATGGGGCATTCTCTCCCCTTGAGACTGAAACCTCTGTGGCCTTGGCTGATTCTGAAATCCTTGACCCATCTGCTGAAATCTTGGCTGCTGTTGTTGCTGCTGCTGCTGATTGAAATTCTGTCGCACATGAGACTCAGGGCCATGTCCAGGGGTAGGAAACCTAAAGCAAAACGaagatattgtacatgtaccttttaatTTCTAGGAAGGCATTTCCATTCTCCCACATGTACTCACTCATGTCTCATATACCAACATGATCAACACTCAAATAATAAGTATCATTTCCTTTAGTTTTGTATCTTCATTTTGATAAaagttttcattaaatttctaaGCATAAACAAATGATTTATAAAGAGATGTTCTACGTACAGAGATTACTGATTGCATTTATATATTTCACACATCTGTCCATTCCTACCTTTGCTGAGAGAACTGCTGACCATACTgaggatgctgaatctgaggtCCATGATGAGGTGGGGGCCTATTCTGGGCGTGTTGAGGTCGAGGAGGCCCCATCTGACCATGATGCTGATGTTGAAGCTCTGGCCTCATCAGCGGGGGAGGATGCTGGGGAGGATGCTGTGGATGCTGCGGAAACTGATGCCCCTGGGGTAATAATGGCTGTGGAGGAGGGGGCCCATGAGGGGGAAACTGGTTCTGCTGTTGGAACTCCTGACCATGGAATGGGGGCCTACTGTGAGGAACATGAGTGGGTCTCATGAGCTGCTGCCCCTGGGGAGGGTAAGATGGAGGTCCCCTTGAATAGTCCGAATATGGAACACTATGTCTTGGTTGAGGTTGCTGAGCTGTAACAGTGAGTAAAGATATTCTACTTTGTCAAAAGTCTTAACTATAAACAACCCTTTTATTTAATGAGTATTCATACTTAAGGGTTTTTTTGTTGCAATTACTTTCAATATTGTTTTGCTGCTTCAAAAAACAAAGCATTCTAACATTGTTCAACTTTAATTCatattacttttctttattaaaaaaaatgacaacaacTTACGTGGAAACTGATGTTGAAGGTGTTGAGGGTGTTGTTGATGTTGTTGATGTTGAGGATGCTGTTGATGGTGGACTTGATGTGAGGGATTTGGTTTACTATACATGGGCTGTGGGTTAGCTTGGGAGGTCCAGGGAGCACTctgaaacattaatttaaaaatattgtaaaactatcatatattttaagattttgccatacattaaacaataaatgaaaaggagcatatttattttttttttggacatcATATCATAAGATCTAAGATGCTTAAACTGACCAATCTTAAAATCCTATGCATCAAAGCATtataaagataacaaaattctaaaatgtCTTACAAAAAGTGAAAGAAGGTTACTGTGACCCtctaaaaaaaatctccaaaaCATGATGAAAGAATACTGTGAAataaggcctaacaaaaaaaaaagtttgtttccGCTTTACTGCTGAAAAAAAGTAGGGTCAGTcggtcggaatttttttttattttttcaaatattttttttcccctttaatattgcagtatccatacatgccggttagatactgacactgctgaatggtataaaatgagaaatacttttaatatcattcctgactattaagctggtcttaagaaaacacaaaaatgatattatatatcagaTACTTCCTCTGCCAACGATGAGAgcattattaaaatctacaacacatggaaacatacagccattttgaaacaaaacgttTGAGTTACACTGATTTGAGAAGAGTAACTGCTTCAAGCGTTTTTGTGGCCaaaattttgagtaattttttttccaaatcagataaaacgaaaataaacgattttccatcaaaaatccttaaaaaaaagttttgagtcgGGGGGTAAAagctagggtcggtcgggaaagcggaaacaaacaattttttttcttaggcctAAAGACTGTCAACTACACTGTATATTCATCATAATAGAGTAACAACAACATTCTTTACAACTGAACAAAAGTCaacttaaaataaattcatatattcATTCAAATTCAAGAAGAAAATGCTTACCTGTGGAGCAGAATGCATGACGGGGGCCGAGGGCTGTATATGAAGAAGGGAAGGCGGTCCCTGGGGTCTGAACAGCGGGGGTATGGCTGGGGTAGGCATGAGGCCGTCCCCTTGACGAGGTGGGAGCATGCCAGCTCGCCTGAAGTGGGGATTTATGTGGATCTTCTGAGGTTTAGATGCCGGCGGACCTGCACCCTAGAATACGAAATAATCTAATAAGAATTGTATTGCCTGACATAAACCTTTTCCTCCACACAGAGCCTCTCagttcattaattaaatttcCATCAATTACACAATAAGAGTTCAGAAATTTCAAAACTGATAGATAAAAGGAATTCCTGGTATCGATTGTCTGCAGATAAATCTCTTTAATCCAACTGAATGCAt carries:
- the LOC128175445 gene encoding RNA-binding protein 33-like, yielding MSFKRPTEVSWDSDEDEELLNFNPKFKADDDEDLDEDALLGSDDEDEFTQSSFSSDKKSNSATPQSTNSKALITGPSKGKNSAGNRNSNNNNSRKGGEDASKTRQITPSSKGKQSKKIVSKESNDVDPEPLLLLDPEESYDFDESGVSEIILDSSQGEEPEDQFIKPQPVTTRPQTREAPVRERQMEEEDQSDISTLEASVDQGQESSEESDDSDNEHGRRRRFKTERPVSIKLSTHKAADIPDTLEISEEQEKEIEQFLHHGPNKNKSYRGRGRGSFSNMRGQQRMGLNQGQRSGPPANRNTNHHFSHEAQVNQSHHQGAGPPASKPQKIHINPHFRRAGMLPPRQGDGLMPTPAIPPLFRPQGPPSLLHIQPSAPVMHSAPQSAPWTSQANPQPMYSKPNPSHQVHHQQHPQHQQHQQHPQHLQHQFPPQQPQPRHSVPYSDYSRGPPSYPPQGQQLMRPTHVPHSRPPFHGQEFQQQNQFPPHGPPPPQPLLPQGHQFPQHPQHPPQHPPPLMRPELQHQHHGQMGPPRPQHAQNRPPPHHGPQIQHPQYGQQFSQQRFPTPGHGPESHVRQNFNQQQQQQQQPRFQQMGQGFQNQPRPQRFQSQGERMPHNLNNNAVPQQSVMKPKQNAVLHAHAKKLRERAKKFGQTPQVGPSRPTKPPKRPSTEAPSADSSPVKQSKVEVEVLSPEDKELQEKLAMQAKQREMIRQRKEANRQALAQKKREQLAQRLAGKGQTLEDIEQPAAGIAQPNKPVNVNAAPKKTFPTSQPSSSGGHQIQTIHSVPNQSPQRKVVNPNIGANKPAYQATAKPATANNKKLMRRIETVKKNAQGEIISREIKLVPIEDEAETNTKTSVLNQGRVQVVKKSIPVTTVSGNRSVISPNKSVETSNRSVIRIGTDSEDSEDGGGRNVVTQQPTGRRIVVTSKTKSVMVKNLSVSTSDLVIKNLCTSVGPVETIERKQKDAVITFKDGKHAAMFAEKYNRSLLDLSTILVSLVRY